One genomic window of Arvicola amphibius chromosome 4, mArvAmp1.2, whole genome shotgun sequence includes the following:
- the Cog1 gene encoding conserved oligomeric Golgi complex subunit 1 isoform X2, with translation MAAATASPALKRLDLRDPNALFETHGAEEIRGLERQVRAEIEHKKEELRQMVGERYRDLIEAADTIGQMRRCAEGLVDAVRATDQYCARLRQAGSAAPRLPRAPQPQPPSEKFYSVAAQIKLLFEIPEKIWSSMEASQHLQATQLYLLCCHLHSLLQLDSSSSRYNPILSRFPILIRQVAAASHFRSTILHESKMLLKCQNVSDQAVAEALCSIMLLEESSPRQALTDFLMARKAAIQNLLNQPHHGASIKAQICSLVELLATTLNQAHALFYSLPEGVLPDPSLPCGLLFSTLETITSQHPTGKGIGVLQGEMQLCSWFRHLPASIMEFQPELRTLAHPISQEYLKDTLQKWIDMCSEDIKNGITNLLMYVKSMKGLAGIRDAVWDLLTNESASHSWEVVCRRLLEKPLLFWEDLMQQLFLDRLQTLTREGFESISNSSKELLVSALQELENNNSTPSKHVHFEQNMSLFLWSESPSDLPSDAAWVSVANRPQFANSGLSMKAQAVSPGVQSFCSALDSKLKVKLDDLLAYLPSSDTPLPKDPSPVRQAKNSAFDRHADAGTVQDMLRTQSVTCIKYIVGCIQAELQTIEEVTRDQKDILHGSKLHAVLFMARLCQSLGELCPHLKQCIVGKCGGSEKPAREARALKQQGKEKAQEVLPVQAQWQEVKEVLLQQSIVAYRVWSSALVKFLICGFTQSLLLSDAGSILATATNWDELEIQEETESGSSVTSKIRLPTQPSWYVQSFLFSLCQEVNRVGGHALPKVTLQEMLKTCVAQVIAAYEQLTEEQQKGTFPVTQNRALQLLYDLRYLNIVLTSKGEEVKSGRSKPDSRLEKVTDRLEALIDPFDLDVFTPHLNSNLNRLVQRTSVLFGLVTGTEKQFASRSSTFNSQEPHNILPLASSQIRFGLLPLSMTSTRKAKATSRGIETQTQVGPPALSRAGDPTHPGSLFRQLASEEDDSPASSLFKLAWLSSMTK, from the exons ATGGCGGCCGCGACCGCCTCACCAGCTCTGAAGCGGCTGGATCTGCGCGATCCCAACGCGCTCTTCGAGACGCATGGAGCGGAGGAAATCCGCGGGCTGGAGCGCCAGGTTCGAGCCGAGATCGAGCACAAGAAGGAGGAGCTGCGGCAGATGGTGGGCGAGCGCTACCGCGACCTGATCGAGGCGGCCGACACCATCGGCCAGATGCGCCGCTGCGCCGAGGGGCTGGTGGACGCCGTGCGGGCCACCGATCAATACTGCGCTCGCCTCCGCCAGGCCGGCTCCGCGGCGCCCCGGCTCCCGCGGGCCCCGCAG CCGCAGCCGCCATCCGAGAAATTCTACAGCGTGGCTGCCCAGATCAAGCTTCTGTTCGAGATCCCCGAGAAGATCTGGAGCTCCATGGAAGCCTCCCAGCATCTCCAGGCCACACAGCTCTACCTGCTCTGCTGCCACCTGCACAGCCTGCTCCAGCTTGACTCCTCTAGCTCCAGATACAACCCCATCCTCTCGAGATTCCCCATTCTCATCCGGCAGGTGGCAGCAGCCAGCCACTTCCG GTCAACTATTTTGCATGAAAGCAAGATGCTGCTCAAATGCCAGAATGTGTCGGACCAGGCTGTGGCGGAGGCCCTCTGCTCTATAATGCTCCTGGAGGAGAGTTCTCCCCGCCAAGCCCTCACAGACTTCCTGATGGCCAGAAAGGCGGCTATTCAGAATCTCCTGAACCAGCCTCACCACG GTGCTAGCATCAAGGCCCAGATTTGTTCTTTGGTGGAGCTGCTGGCTACCACTCTGAACCAAGCCCATGCCCTTTTCTACAGTCTACCGGAAGGCGTGCTGCCTGACCCATCCCTGCCCTGTGGCTTGCTCTTCTCCACCCTGGAGACAATCACAAGCCAGCATCCCACAG GAAAGGGCATCGGTGTCCTGCAAGGGGAGATGCAGCTGTGCAGCTGGTTCAGACACCTGCCAGCCTCCATTATGGAGTTCCAGCCAGAGCTACGGACGCTCGCTCATCCCATCAGCCAGGAGTACCTGAAGGACACGCTGCAGAAGTGGATCGACAT GTGCAGTGAAGACATTAAGAATGGGATCACCAACCTGCTTATGTACGTGAAGAGCATGAAAGGTCTCGCAGGGATCAGAGACGCCGTATGGGACTTGCTCACCAACGAGTCTGCCAGCCACAGCTGGGAAGTGGTGTGTCGGCGGCTTCTGGAGAAGCCGCTCCTGTTCTGGGAGGACCTGATGCAGCAGCTCTTCTTAGATCGGTTACAG ACCCTGACCAGAGAAGGTTTTGAATCCATCTCCAACAGCTCCAAAGAGCTTCTGGTATCAGCTTTGCAGGAACTGGAGAACAACAACTCCACACCGAGTAAGCACGTCCACTTTGAGCAGAACATGTCTCTCTTCCTCTGGTCCGAGAGTCCCAGCGACCTGCCTTCTGATGCTGCCTGGGTCAGCGTGGCAAACCGGCCTCAGTTTGCCAACAGTGGCCTCTCCATGAAAGCCCAAGCGGTCAGCCCTGGGGTCCAGAGCTTCTGTTCTGCCCTGGATTCTAAGCTGAAGGTCAAACTGGACGACCTCCTGGCCTACCTTCCCTCCAGTGACACGCCATTGCCCAAGGACCCCTCTCCCGTGCGCCAGGCTAAGAACTCTGCCTTTGACAGACATGCAGATGCCGGGACTGTGCAGGACATGCTGCGGACTCAGTCCGTGACCTGCATCAAGTACATTGTGGGTTGCATCCAGGCAGAGCTGCAGACCATTGAAGAAGTCACACGCGATCAGAAGGATATCCTTCATGGCAGCAAACTGCATGCAGTCCTCTTCATGGCCAGACTCTGCCAGTCCCTGGGAGAACTGTGCCCTCACCTGAAGCAGTGTATTGTGGGAAAGTGTGGGGGCTCGGAAAAACCTGCAAGAGAGGCTAGGGCTCTGAAACAGCAGGGGAAGGAGAAAGCTCAGGAGGTGCTCCCTGTGCAGGCtcagtggcaggaagtgaagGAAGTCCTGCTCCAACAGAGCATCGTGGCCTACCGGGTCTGGAGCTCAGCGCTTGTGAAA TTCCTGATCTGTGGCTTCACTCAGTCATTGCTTTTAAGTGACGCTGGCTCAATCCTGGCCACTGCCACCAACTGGGATGAACTAGAAATTCAAGAGGAGACCGAGTCTGGCAGCAGTGTCACATCTAAGATACGCCTCCCTACACAA CCGTCCTGGTATGTACAGTCCTTCCTGTTTAGCTTGTGCCAGGAAGTTAATCGGGTTGGAGGCCATGCCTTGCCCAAGGTGACCCTGCAGGAGATGCTGAAGACCTGTGTGGCCCAAGTCATAGCTGCCTATGAGCAACTCACAGAGGAACAGCAG AAAGGGACATTTCCAGTGACCCAGAATCGAGCCCTGCAGCTCCTCTATGACCTGCGCTACCTCAACATCGTTCTGACCAGCAAAGGGGAGGAAGTGAAGAGTGGCCGGAGCAAGCCAGACTCCAG ACTTGAGAAAGTGACCGACAGGCTAGAGGCCCTCATCGACCCTTTTGACCTGGATGTTTTCACACCACATCTCAACAGCAACCTTAATCGACTGGTACAGCGGACTTCT GTTCTATTTGGATTGGTTACTGGTACAGAGAAACAGTTTGCCTCCCGGAGCAGCACATTCAACTCCCAGGAACCCCATAATATCCTGCCACTGGCCTCCAGTCAGATCAG GTTTGGGCTGCTTCCCCTGAGCATGACAAGCACGAGAAAGGCAAAAGCAACCAGCAGAGGCATCGAAACACAAACCCAG GTTGGCCCCCCAGCACTCTCCAGAGCAGGTGACCCAACACATCCTGGCTCCTTGTTCAGACAGCTCGCCAGCGAGGAAGACGACTCACCTGCATCTTCCTTATTCAAGCTTGCCTGGCTCTCTAGTATGACAAAGTAG
- the Cog1 gene encoding conserved oligomeric Golgi complex subunit 1 isoform X1 has translation MAAATASPALKRLDLRDPNALFETHGAEEIRGLERQVRAEIEHKKEELRQMVGERYRDLIEAADTIGQMRRCAEGLVDAVRATDQYCARLRQAGSAAPRLPRAPQPQPPSEKFYSVAAQIKLLFEIPEKIWSSMEASQHLQATQLYLLCCHLHSLLQLDSSSSRYNPILSRFPILIRQVAAASHFRSTILHESKMLLKCQNVSDQAVAEALCSIMLLEESSPRQALTDFLMARKAAIQNLLNQPHHGASIKAQICSLVELLATTLNQAHALFYSLPEGVLPDPSLPCGLLFSTLETITSQHPTGKGIGVLQGEMQLCSWFRHLPASIMEFQPELRTLAHPISQEYLKDTLQKWIDMCSEDIKNGITNLLMYVKSMKGLAGIRDAVWDLLTNESASHSWEVVCRRLLEKPLLFWEDLMQQLFLDRLQTLTREGFESISNSSKELLVSALQELENNNSTPSKHVHFEQNMSLFLWSESPSDLPSDAAWVSVANRPQFANSGLSMKAQAVSPGVQSFCSALDSKLKVKLDDLLAYLPSSDTPLPKDPSPVRQAKNSAFDRHADAGTVQDMLRTQSVTCIKYIVGCIQAELQTIEEVTRDQKDILHGSKLHAVLFMARLCQSLGELCPHLKQCIVGKCGGSEKPAREARALKQQGKEKAQEVLPVQAQWQEVKEVLLQQSIVAYRVWSSALVKFLICGFTQSLLLSDAGSILATATNWDELEIQEETESGSSVTSKIRLPTQPSWYVQSFLFSLCQEVNRVGGHALPKVTLQEMLKTCVAQVIAAYEQLTEEQQVKKGTFPVTQNRALQLLYDLRYLNIVLTSKGEEVKSGRSKPDSRLEKVTDRLEALIDPFDLDVFTPHLNSNLNRLVQRTSVLFGLVTGTEKQFASRSSTFNSQEPHNILPLASSQIRFGLLPLSMTSTRKAKATSRGIETQTQVGPPALSRAGDPTHPGSLFRQLASEEDDSPASSLFKLAWLSSMTK, from the exons ATGGCGGCCGCGACCGCCTCACCAGCTCTGAAGCGGCTGGATCTGCGCGATCCCAACGCGCTCTTCGAGACGCATGGAGCGGAGGAAATCCGCGGGCTGGAGCGCCAGGTTCGAGCCGAGATCGAGCACAAGAAGGAGGAGCTGCGGCAGATGGTGGGCGAGCGCTACCGCGACCTGATCGAGGCGGCCGACACCATCGGCCAGATGCGCCGCTGCGCCGAGGGGCTGGTGGACGCCGTGCGGGCCACCGATCAATACTGCGCTCGCCTCCGCCAGGCCGGCTCCGCGGCGCCCCGGCTCCCGCGGGCCCCGCAG CCGCAGCCGCCATCCGAGAAATTCTACAGCGTGGCTGCCCAGATCAAGCTTCTGTTCGAGATCCCCGAGAAGATCTGGAGCTCCATGGAAGCCTCCCAGCATCTCCAGGCCACACAGCTCTACCTGCTCTGCTGCCACCTGCACAGCCTGCTCCAGCTTGACTCCTCTAGCTCCAGATACAACCCCATCCTCTCGAGATTCCCCATTCTCATCCGGCAGGTGGCAGCAGCCAGCCACTTCCG GTCAACTATTTTGCATGAAAGCAAGATGCTGCTCAAATGCCAGAATGTGTCGGACCAGGCTGTGGCGGAGGCCCTCTGCTCTATAATGCTCCTGGAGGAGAGTTCTCCCCGCCAAGCCCTCACAGACTTCCTGATGGCCAGAAAGGCGGCTATTCAGAATCTCCTGAACCAGCCTCACCACG GTGCTAGCATCAAGGCCCAGATTTGTTCTTTGGTGGAGCTGCTGGCTACCACTCTGAACCAAGCCCATGCCCTTTTCTACAGTCTACCGGAAGGCGTGCTGCCTGACCCATCCCTGCCCTGTGGCTTGCTCTTCTCCACCCTGGAGACAATCACAAGCCAGCATCCCACAG GAAAGGGCATCGGTGTCCTGCAAGGGGAGATGCAGCTGTGCAGCTGGTTCAGACACCTGCCAGCCTCCATTATGGAGTTCCAGCCAGAGCTACGGACGCTCGCTCATCCCATCAGCCAGGAGTACCTGAAGGACACGCTGCAGAAGTGGATCGACAT GTGCAGTGAAGACATTAAGAATGGGATCACCAACCTGCTTATGTACGTGAAGAGCATGAAAGGTCTCGCAGGGATCAGAGACGCCGTATGGGACTTGCTCACCAACGAGTCTGCCAGCCACAGCTGGGAAGTGGTGTGTCGGCGGCTTCTGGAGAAGCCGCTCCTGTTCTGGGAGGACCTGATGCAGCAGCTCTTCTTAGATCGGTTACAG ACCCTGACCAGAGAAGGTTTTGAATCCATCTCCAACAGCTCCAAAGAGCTTCTGGTATCAGCTTTGCAGGAACTGGAGAACAACAACTCCACACCGAGTAAGCACGTCCACTTTGAGCAGAACATGTCTCTCTTCCTCTGGTCCGAGAGTCCCAGCGACCTGCCTTCTGATGCTGCCTGGGTCAGCGTGGCAAACCGGCCTCAGTTTGCCAACAGTGGCCTCTCCATGAAAGCCCAAGCGGTCAGCCCTGGGGTCCAGAGCTTCTGTTCTGCCCTGGATTCTAAGCTGAAGGTCAAACTGGACGACCTCCTGGCCTACCTTCCCTCCAGTGACACGCCATTGCCCAAGGACCCCTCTCCCGTGCGCCAGGCTAAGAACTCTGCCTTTGACAGACATGCAGATGCCGGGACTGTGCAGGACATGCTGCGGACTCAGTCCGTGACCTGCATCAAGTACATTGTGGGTTGCATCCAGGCAGAGCTGCAGACCATTGAAGAAGTCACACGCGATCAGAAGGATATCCTTCATGGCAGCAAACTGCATGCAGTCCTCTTCATGGCCAGACTCTGCCAGTCCCTGGGAGAACTGTGCCCTCACCTGAAGCAGTGTATTGTGGGAAAGTGTGGGGGCTCGGAAAAACCTGCAAGAGAGGCTAGGGCTCTGAAACAGCAGGGGAAGGAGAAAGCTCAGGAGGTGCTCCCTGTGCAGGCtcagtggcaggaagtgaagGAAGTCCTGCTCCAACAGAGCATCGTGGCCTACCGGGTCTGGAGCTCAGCGCTTGTGAAA TTCCTGATCTGTGGCTTCACTCAGTCATTGCTTTTAAGTGACGCTGGCTCAATCCTGGCCACTGCCACCAACTGGGATGAACTAGAAATTCAAGAGGAGACCGAGTCTGGCAGCAGTGTCACATCTAAGATACGCCTCCCTACACAA CCGTCCTGGTATGTACAGTCCTTCCTGTTTAGCTTGTGCCAGGAAGTTAATCGGGTTGGAGGCCATGCCTTGCCCAAGGTGACCCTGCAGGAGATGCTGAAGACCTGTGTGGCCCAAGTCATAGCTGCCTATGAGCAACTCACAGAGGAACAGCAGGTAAAG AAAGGGACATTTCCAGTGACCCAGAATCGAGCCCTGCAGCTCCTCTATGACCTGCGCTACCTCAACATCGTTCTGACCAGCAAAGGGGAGGAAGTGAAGAGTGGCCGGAGCAAGCCAGACTCCAG ACTTGAGAAAGTGACCGACAGGCTAGAGGCCCTCATCGACCCTTTTGACCTGGATGTTTTCACACCACATCTCAACAGCAACCTTAATCGACTGGTACAGCGGACTTCT GTTCTATTTGGATTGGTTACTGGTACAGAGAAACAGTTTGCCTCCCGGAGCAGCACATTCAACTCCCAGGAACCCCATAATATCCTGCCACTGGCCTCCAGTCAGATCAG GTTTGGGCTGCTTCCCCTGAGCATGACAAGCACGAGAAAGGCAAAAGCAACCAGCAGAGGCATCGAAACACAAACCCAG GTTGGCCCCCCAGCACTCTCCAGAGCAGGTGACCCAACACATCCTGGCTCCTTGTTCAGACAGCTCGCCAGCGAGGAAGACGACTCACCTGCATCTTCCTTATTCAAGCTTGCCTGGCTCTCTAGTATGACAAAGTAG